acacacacacacacacacacacacaccacgtaCCGGACCTTCTCCTCCCACGGTTCCTTCAGGGCCACAGCTGACGGGTCCTCCGGGTCCCGTTTGAAGGTGGTGGGAGCCTGAGCGAGCTGCTCGGACAGACGCCGCCTAGAACATGCAGAGAGCGTCATTAcacagagccagagccagaaccagaaccagaacccgaGCCTCCACATGTCCCGTGTGCAGACCTGATGTCTCCGGCCGCGATGAAGACCGGCTCTTTGCTCTCCAGGCTGGTGATGCTGTCCACGGAGAACTGGCTGATGTTGTCGCAGCTGTTGGTGTGAATCTCTGGAAGCTGCAGGACCACAGACAACTGCTATTAGCATGCtgacagaaccgggctcagcagccggactgGACCGGGTCCGAGCACAGCCTCAGTGCTatggtgacatcacttcctgtgtctcacctccacctgcagctctCCGATGTCGTCCACAGACCACGCCTCGTCGTCGTTGTCGTAGTTGGGGACGGTGGAGAAGCTGCCGGCTCGCTGCTCCGCCGTCATGCCGCAGTCCGGCAGGTTCTCCACAGAACGTGTGCTCCTGATCCGGTTCTCCGGGATCCGGATCGGAACGCTCGACGTCTCAAAGTTCTCACACTCCAGAACCTCCACGTAGATCAGGTACGGAGCCTGAGCGGGTCAGAGGTCAACGCGGGtcaacactgtgtgtgagtgtgtgtgtcctgacctgTTCCCTGTCTTCTcacctctctcccttctctctgtctgtcctctcgCCGGTGCGTCTCACCCCTCCTCAGCGGGTAGGGAGATTCAATCAAAGTCTCTGTGGGATAACGGGAAGCGTTTTGGGACTCGTCTTGCCCGCAACCAAAGAGCGAGAAGAACGAGCAGCTGTCTGAATCCTCCGAGCTGTCCCCTGCTCAACCACAAACTGCCGGCCGCTCTGGTCTGCGCCACGGCCGCCTTTCGCCAACACCGTGGTCCGAGTGCCACAACAACAGGCCGGGTCTGTACAAGCTCCCAAGACAATCCAGGTtaagacacaccacacaccaggtcagaacaccacacacaaacacacacacacaggtcagaaacacaccacacacaacacacacacacaacaaaaaccacacaacaccaacacaggaGCCGTGGTGCTGAACTCCAAGGACCAaggtattacacacacacacacactaggtcgataacacacacacacacaacagacattcaaacacacaccaacactcaataactcacccacacacacacaacggtcaaaaacacacacacacacaccgcagaCCCACAGGTAAGGCCACACCAGGCAACCAGAGTTGGCACCAACTGTACacgaaaaaacagaaacacaacaagaaaaatggaaacacagaaagaatAGAGCACCCACACACAGCAAGAACACGCcagccaccacacacacacacaccacactgtgcGAACCCAGGacacaggttacacacacatcacacccaCAGgtcaggaccacacacacacacacacacaggctcagaacacaccaccacacacacacgtccgaacacacacacacacacacacacacacaacacaggtcgaccacacacacacacacacccacacacaggtcatgacaccacacccacacacacacaggtcaggacacacacacaccacacacggcGGACACACCACacaggtcagaacacacacacg
The Larimichthys crocea isolate SSNF unplaced genomic scaffold, L_crocea_2.0 scaffold33946, whole genome shotgun sequence genome window above contains:
- the LOC113744983 gene encoding phosphatidylinositol 4-kinase beta-like, producing the protein MTAEQRAGSFSTVPNYDNDDEAWSVDDIGELQVELPEIHTNSCDNISQFSVDSITSLESKEPVFIAAGDIRRRLSEQLAQAPTTFKRDPEDPSAVALKEPWEEKVRYVVCVCVCV